The following proteins come from a genomic window of Oricola thermophila:
- the phnF gene encoding phosphonate metabolism transcriptional regulator PhnF, whose protein sequence is MIRSDIASGAAGADGKLPSEMKLAERYRVNRHTVRSAIASLEQEGVLRSEQGRGTFVRRRKRLSYPITRRTRFSAGLGNQAGSTSTRMLESHEEPASETVADALGISAGDPAIRLETISDADGVPVSRATSWFDATRFADIRKTFEEHASITRALASCGVRDYMRRSTVVEARHASAEDIELLGLSAGAIVLVTRAINVDAEGKPVHYSETRFAADRVELKIDNDDQTAPTSARSDKGPLEPGRHRP, encoded by the coding sequence ATGATCCGCTCGGACATTGCCAGCGGCGCCGCCGGCGCGGACGGAAAGCTGCCGTCGGAGATGAAGCTGGCCGAACGCTACCGTGTAAACCGCCACACGGTTCGATCCGCGATCGCCTCGCTCGAACAGGAAGGCGTACTCCGTTCCGAGCAGGGACGCGGCACCTTTGTCCGGCGCCGGAAACGGCTCAGCTATCCCATAACAAGGCGCACACGCTTCTCAGCCGGCCTCGGCAACCAGGCAGGTTCTACAAGCACCCGCATGCTTGAAAGCCACGAAGAACCCGCGTCCGAGACAGTCGCCGACGCGCTGGGCATTTCTGCCGGAGATCCGGCGATACGCCTCGAGACGATCAGCGACGCCGACGGTGTACCGGTGTCGCGCGCGACTTCGTGGTTTGACGCCACGCGTTTCGCCGACATCCGAAAGACTTTCGAGGAACATGCCTCCATCACCAGGGCGCTGGCCTCCTGCGGCGTGAGAGACTACATGCGCAGGTCGACTGTGGTGGAGGCGCGCCATGCATCCGCGGAGGACATCGAACTCCTTGGTCTTTCGGCCGGCGCCATCGTGCTGGTGACACGTGCAATCAATGTCGATGCCGAGGGAAAACCCGTCCACTACTCGGAAACCCGCTTTGCCGCCGACCGTGTCGAGTTGAAGATCGACAACGACGACCAAACGGCGCCGACCAGCGCTCGTTCGGACAAGGGCCCGCTTGAACCGGGGCGGCACAGACCATAG
- the phnG gene encoding phosphonate C-P lyase system protein PhnG has product MAGQVTGNQRQERLSVLARASGSELAELWQRLGIDPACEIVRGPETGLVALRGRIGGGGAPFNFGEATVTRATVRLENGAVGHSVALGRDRRKAKLIAILDALSQDPAMAVRVDTEIVQPLLESLVARDEKRRAETAATRVDFFTMVRGED; this is encoded by the coding sequence ATGGCAGGACAGGTAACGGGAAATCAAAGGCAGGAGCGGTTGTCGGTGCTTGCCAGGGCCAGCGGTTCGGAACTGGCCGAGTTGTGGCAGCGACTTGGAATCGACCCGGCTTGCGAGATCGTGCGTGGTCCGGAGACCGGGCTGGTGGCGTTGCGCGGTCGGATCGGCGGGGGCGGCGCGCCGTTCAATTTTGGCGAGGCGACGGTAACGCGGGCGACGGTGCGGCTGGAAAACGGCGCGGTCGGCCATTCGGTTGCTCTAGGGCGTGACCGGCGAAAGGCGAAGCTGATCGCGATCCTCGATGCGCTTTCTCAGGACCCGGCGATGGCGGTGCGTGTCGACACGGAAATCGTGCAGCCTCTGCTGGAATCGCTTGTCGCCCGGGATGAGAAGCGGCGTGCGGAAACAGCAGCGACCAGGGTCGATTTCTTCACGATGGTGCGAGGAGAGGACTGA
- the phnH gene encoding phosphonate C-P lyase system protein PhnH, giving the protein MMASAEIVEGGFAEPVFAAQSVFRAVMDAMAQPGTVHSIETVAGPPAPLSATAGAVVLTLADADTPVWLDANLARSDAVKGWISFHAGAPFASMASDASFGIVTDPGLAPPLSGFTLGTQEYPDRSTTLILQVETLTGGDPLTLRGPGIRNTRSFAPHPLPGHFEMQWRENGAMFPRGIDIILAAPNAVACLPRTTRIVEGGA; this is encoded by the coding sequence ATGATGGCAAGCGCAGAGATCGTCGAGGGCGGCTTTGCCGAACCCGTTTTTGCCGCGCAGTCCGTGTTTCGCGCCGTGATGGATGCGATGGCGCAGCCGGGCACGGTGCACAGCATCGAAACGGTTGCCGGTCCTCCGGCGCCGCTGAGCGCAACGGCGGGGGCGGTGGTTCTGACACTTGCGGACGCTGACACGCCGGTCTGGCTTGATGCCAATTTGGCGCGCAGCGACGCGGTGAAGGGCTGGATATCCTTTCATGCAGGTGCACCATTCGCGAGCATGGCTTCGGATGCATCCTTCGGGATCGTCACGGATCCCGGGCTGGCGCCTCCTCTTTCCGGCTTTACTCTCGGTACGCAGGAATATCCGGACCGCTCGACAACGCTGATCCTGCAGGTCGAGACATTGACCGGGGGCGATCCGCTGACGCTTCGCGGTCCCGGTATCCGGAATACGCGATCCTTTGCCCCGCATCCGCTACCCGGCCATTTCGAAATGCAGTGGCGCGAGAACGGCGCAATGTTTCCGCGCGGCATCGACATCATCCTGGCTGCGCCGAATGCGGTCGCCTGCCTGCCGCGCACGACGCGGATCGTCGAAGGGGGAGCCTGA
- a CDS encoding carbon-phosphorus lyase complex subunit PhnI has protein sequence MYVAVKGGEIAIRNAHRLLADRRRGDRSVPALGLEQIAEQLALACDRVMSEGSVYDRELAALAIKQARGDLIEAIFLLRAYRTTLPRFGYSEPIDTAEMQVERRVSATYKDLPGGQMLGPTFDYTHRLLDPELARDSEVAEPESRMGDDAPVMRVSDILAEEGLIEEDGDVPGDGIGDLTRTPMEFPMTRDTRLQALARGDEGFLLALGYSTQRGYARTHPFVAEIRIGEVEVKLDVPELGFAVTIGRIQVTECQMVNQFKGSAKAPPQFTRGYGLVFGQSERKAMAMALCDRALRAGELGEDVVAPAQDEEFVISHSDNVQATGFVEHLKLPHYVDFQAELDLVRRMRSEHAKRQGGDSDMQEAAE, from the coding sequence ATGTATGTCGCGGTGAAGGGGGGCGAGATCGCCATTCGCAATGCGCACCGGTTGCTCGCCGACCGGCGGCGTGGTGACCGATCGGTGCCGGCGCTTGGGTTGGAGCAGATAGCGGAGCAACTTGCGCTGGCATGCGACCGTGTGATGTCGGAGGGCTCGGTCTACGACAGGGAACTGGCGGCACTCGCGATCAAGCAGGCAAGGGGAGACCTGATCGAGGCGATTTTCCTGTTGCGTGCCTACCGCACGACGCTGCCGCGTTTCGGATATTCGGAACCGATCGATACCGCCGAGATGCAGGTCGAGCGGCGTGTCTCGGCAACCTACAAGGACCTGCCGGGCGGACAGATGCTCGGGCCGACCTTCGATTACACGCATCGCCTGCTCGATCCGGAACTGGCGCGCGACAGCGAGGTCGCGGAGCCGGAAAGCCGGATGGGCGACGACGCGCCGGTGATGCGGGTTTCCGACATTCTCGCCGAGGAAGGGCTGATAGAAGAGGACGGCGATGTGCCGGGCGACGGGATCGGTGACCTGACCCGCACGCCGATGGAATTCCCGATGACCCGCGACACCCGGCTGCAGGCGCTGGCTCGCGGCGACGAGGGCTTTCTCCTGGCGCTCGGATATTCCACACAGCGCGGCTATGCCCGCACCCACCCCTTCGTCGCCGAAATCCGCATCGGCGAGGTCGAGGTCAAGCTGGACGTGCCGGAGCTTGGGTTCGCCGTCACGATCGGCCGGATCCAGGTGACCGAGTGCCAGATGGTCAACCAGTTCAAGGGATCGGCCAAGGCGCCGCCGCAATTCACCCGCGGCTACGGCCTCGTTTTCGGTCAGTCGGAACGCAAGGCGATGGCCATGGCGCTGTGCGACCGCGCCCTACGCGCAGGCGAACTCGGCGAGGATGTCGTCGCTCCGGCGCAGGACGAGGAATTCGTCATTTCACATTCCGACAACGTGCAGGCGACCGGTTTCGTGGAGCACCTGAAGCTTCCGCATTACGTCGATTTCCAGGCGGAACTCGACCTGGTGCGACGCATGCGCAGCGAACATGCGAAGCGGCAGGGTGGTGACAGCGACATGCAGGAGGCGGCGGAGTGA
- a CDS encoding alpha-D-ribose 1-methylphosphonate 5-phosphate C-P-lyase PhnJ has product MDDGLATYNFAYLDEQTKRMIRRAILKGIAIPGYQVPFASREMPMPYGWGTGGVQVTASIIGPDDILKVIDQGADDTTNAVSIRAFFARVADVETTTETGKATIIQTRHRIPEEKLKKGQVLVYQVPIPEPLRFLEPRETETRKMHALADYGLMHVKLYEDIARNGHIATTYAYPVQIEGRYVMDPSPTPKFDNPKMHMSDALQLFGAGREKRIYAVPPHTQVVSLDFEDYPFEIQQFEEPCALCAAKGVYLDEVILDDHGGRMFVCSDTDYCEKRRAEGHRGHLAGETTEAAE; this is encoded by the coding sequence ATGGATGACGGGCTGGCGACCTACAACTTCGCCTATCTGGACGAGCAGACGAAGCGGATGATCCGGCGTGCGATCCTCAAGGGGATCGCGATACCTGGCTACCAGGTACCGTTCGCATCGCGCGAGATGCCGATGCCATACGGCTGGGGCACCGGCGGCGTGCAGGTGACGGCCTCGATCATCGGGCCGGACGATATTCTGAAGGTGATCGACCAGGGTGCCGACGACACCACCAATGCGGTATCGATCCGGGCCTTTTTCGCCAGGGTCGCCGATGTCGAGACAACCACCGAGACCGGCAAGGCGACGATCATCCAGACGCGTCACCGCATTCCCGAGGAAAAGCTCAAGAAAGGCCAGGTGCTGGTCTACCAGGTGCCGATCCCCGAGCCACTGCGTTTCCTTGAACCGCGGGAAACCGAGACGCGCAAGATGCATGCGCTCGCGGACTACGGGCTGATGCATGTGAAGCTGTACGAGGACATTGCCCGAAACGGTCATATCGCCACCACCTATGCCTATCCGGTCCAGATCGAGGGGCGTTACGTGATGGACCCGTCACCGACTCCGAAATTCGACAATCCGAAGATGCACATGTCGGACGCGTTGCAATTGTTCGGCGCGGGGCGCGAGAAGCGCATCTATGCGGTGCCGCCGCACACGCAGGTGGTCAGCCTCGATTTCGAGGACTACCCGTTCGAGATCCAGCAATTCGAGGAGCCGTGCGCCCTGTGCGCCGCGAAGGGCGTCTATCTCGACGAGGTGATCCTCGACGATCACGGCGGGCGGATGTTCGTCTGTTCGGATACCGATTATTGCGAAAAGCGGCGCGCGGAAGGCCATCGCGGCCATCTCGCCGGCGAGACGACGGAGGCCGCGGAATGA
- the phnK gene encoding phosphonate C-P lyase system protein PhnK, with protein MSDQPLLRVSGVSKFYGTRTGCRDVSFDLYPGEVLAVVGESGSGKTTLLNCISTRLMPTAGTVSYRMRDGRFRDLYRMGEAERRFLMRTDWGFVHQNPADGLRMSVSAGANVGERLMAVGERHYGNIRATATDWLGRVEIGADRIDDQPRAFSGGMRQRLQIARNLVTGPRLVFMDEPTGGLDVSVQARLLDLLCGLVNDLGLAVVVVTHDLAVARLLSHRMMVMKDGQVIESGLTDRVLDDPRAPYTQLLVSSILQV; from the coding sequence ATGAGCGACCAACCACTATTGAGAGTCAGCGGCGTATCGAAATTCTACGGCACCCGTACCGGCTGCCGCGATGTCAGCTTCGATCTGTATCCCGGCGAAGTGCTGGCCGTCGTCGGCGAGTCCGGCTCCGGCAAGACGACGCTGCTCAATTGCATTTCGACGCGGCTGATGCCGACCGCCGGGACCGTCAGTTACCGCATGCGCGACGGCCGGTTCCGGGACCTCTATCGCATGGGCGAGGCGGAACGGCGATTCCTCATGCGCACGGATTGGGGTTTCGTGCACCAGAACCCTGCCGACGGGTTGCGCATGAGCGTTTCGGCCGGCGCCAATGTCGGTGAGCGGCTGATGGCCGTCGGCGAACGCCACTACGGCAACATCCGTGCCACGGCGACCGACTGGCTCGGGCGGGTGGAAATCGGTGCCGACCGCATCGACGACCAACCGCGCGCCTTCTCCGGCGGCATGCGGCAGCGCCTGCAGATCGCCCGCAATCTCGTCACCGGGCCGCGCCTCGTTTTCATGGACGAACCGACCGGCGGCCTGGACGTGTCGGTTCAGGCGCGACTGCTGGACCTGCTGTGCGGTCTCGTCAACGACCTCGGTCTTGCCGTGGTGGTCGTGACCCACGACCTCGCGGTGGCGCGGCTGCTGTCGCACCGCATGATGGTGATGAAGGACGGGCAGGTGATCGAGTCCGGCCTTACCGACCGGGTGCTTGACGATCCGCGCGCGCCCTACACCCAGCTTCTCGTTTCCTCGATCCTGCAGGTTTGA
- the phnL gene encoding phosphonate C-P lyase system protein PhnL → MPTPLVVSDIAKTFTMHLRGGVEIPVVEHVDFSLKAGQCAVLGGPSGAGKSSILKMLYGNYGVDRGQILVRHNGDYVDLATADPRMVIAIRRDTIGYVSQFLRVVPRVSALDVASEPLVQRGADPGEARARAAHLFSRLNLPETLWNLPPATFSGGEQQRVNIARGFITDHPVLLLDEPTASLDARNRQVVIDMIAEKKEAGVALLGIFHDQDVRDEVADAVIDVTRFAAKRAA, encoded by the coding sequence ATGCCCACTCCGCTTGTCGTTTCCGATATCGCGAAAACCTTCACCATGCATTTGCGCGGCGGCGTTGAAATTCCGGTGGTCGAACATGTCGACTTCTCGCTGAAGGCGGGACAATGCGCCGTGCTGGGCGGGCCGTCAGGCGCGGGCAAGAGTTCCATCCTGAAGATGCTCTACGGTAATTACGGCGTCGACAGGGGGCAAATACTCGTCAGGCACAATGGCGATTATGTCGATCTCGCCACCGCCGATCCGCGCATGGTGATCGCCATCCGGCGCGACACGATCGGCTATGTCAGCCAGTTCCTGCGCGTCGTGCCGCGGGTTTCGGCGCTCGACGTTGCGTCCGAACCGCTGGTACAGCGTGGCGCCGATCCGGGAGAGGCGAGAGCCAGGGCGGCGCATCTGTTTTCCCGGCTCAATCTTCCCGAAACGCTGTGGAACCTGCCTCCGGCGACGTTTTCCGGCGGCGAGCAGCAGCGCGTCAACATCGCGCGCGGCTTCATTACCGATCATCCCGTTCTGTTGCTCGACGAACCGACGGCTTCGCTGGACGCGAGGAACCGGCAGGTGGTGATCGACATGATTGCGGAGAAGAAGGAAGCCGGCGTCGCGTTGCTCGGAATCTTTCACGACCAGGACGTGCGCGACGAGGTCGCCGATGCGGTCATCGACGTCACGCGTTTCGCGGCCAAACGGGCGGCCTGA
- a CDS encoding DapH/DapD/GlmU-related protein, translating into MTKKLGIEPFIHPTARVTNSTLGRYTEIDERCIVSECEIGDYSYLIRETEAWCATIGKFANIASHVRINATNHPTWRATQHHFVYRAGDYFDDASHEDEFFEWRRGNRVVIGHDTWIGHGAIILPGVTVGDGAAIGAGAVVTKDVAPYTIVGGVPARPIRERFSRATVDRLLALAWWDWDHARLRSALEDFRALDVEAFLDKYESA; encoded by the coding sequence ATGACGAAGAAGCTGGGCATCGAGCCGTTCATCCATCCGACGGCGCGCGTCACCAATTCCACCCTCGGACGCTACACGGAGATCGACGAGCGGTGCATCGTTTCCGAGTGCGAAATCGGCGACTATTCGTACCTTATCCGTGAAACCGAGGCGTGGTGCGCGACCATCGGAAAGTTCGCGAACATCGCCAGTCATGTGCGCATCAACGCGACCAATCATCCGACCTGGCGGGCGACACAGCACCACTTCGTCTACCGGGCAGGCGACTACTTCGACGACGCATCCCACGAGGACGAATTCTTCGAATGGCGTCGCGGCAACCGGGTGGTCATCGGTCACGATACCTGGATAGGCCACGGGGCGATCATCCTGCCCGGCGTGACCGTCGGCGACGGTGCCGCCATAGGCGCCGGCGCGGTCGTCACGAAGGACGTTGCACCGTACACGATCGTGGGGGGCGTTCCGGCGCGGCCGATCCGGGAACGCTTCTCCAGGGCGACGGTGGACCGGCTACTGGCACTGGCCTGGTGGGACTGGGATCACGCCCGCCTGCGTTCTGCGCTCGAGGATTTCCGTGCGCTCGATGTCGAGGCGTTTCTGGACAAGTACGAATCCGCCTGA
- the phnC gene encoding phosphonate ABC transporter ATP-binding protein, with amino-acid sequence MLEIRNVTRRFGANTAVKSVDLRIPTGQMVGIIGASGAGKSTLLRMINRLIDPSEGSILFEGREVSSLKGKALRSWHRDCAMVFQQFNLVPRLDVVSNVMHGLLNERSTLATIFNVWPRADILRAIDILERLGVGDHAVKRAEALSGGQQQRVAIARALMQQPKVVLADEPIASLDPRNAQIVMQSLRDINRQDGLTVITNLHTLDTARAFCERIIGMSAGEVVFDGTPEDLTEAAARRIYGADGLDEAFSESVTSTSFNAVRETVAPKPEPEVLAAQP; translated from the coding sequence ATGCTCGAAATCAGGAACGTGACGCGCCGTTTCGGCGCAAATACGGCAGTGAAGTCAGTCGACCTCAGGATTCCGACCGGCCAGATGGTCGGCATAATCGGCGCTTCGGGCGCCGGAAAATCGACGCTCCTGCGGATGATCAACCGGCTGATCGATCCTTCTGAAGGCAGCATCCTGTTCGAGGGCAGGGAAGTGTCGTCGCTAAAGGGCAAGGCGTTGCGGAGCTGGCATCGCGATTGCGCGATGGTATTCCAGCAGTTCAATCTGGTGCCGCGTCTCGATGTCGTGTCGAACGTTATGCACGGCTTGCTGAACGAGCGCTCGACGCTGGCGACAATATTCAACGTCTGGCCGCGCGCCGACATTCTGCGCGCCATCGACATTCTCGAGCGCCTCGGCGTCGGCGATCACGCCGTGAAGCGCGCCGAAGCGCTCTCCGGCGGCCAGCAGCAGCGCGTGGCCATTGCGCGGGCTCTGATGCAGCAGCCGAAGGTTGTTCTCGCCGACGAACCGATTGCATCGCTCGATCCACGCAACGCGCAGATCGTCATGCAGTCGCTCAGGGACATCAACCGGCAGGACGGCCTCACTGTCATTACCAATCTTCATACGCTCGACACCGCGCGAGCCTTCTGCGAGCGCATCATCGGCATGTCCGCGGGAGAGGTGGTGTTCGACGGCACGCCGGAGGACCTCACGGAGGCCGCTGCACGCCGCATCTACGGGGCGGACGGCCTCGATGAGGCGTTCTCCGAATCTGTCACCTCGACCAGCTTCAACGCCGTGCGGGAGACGGTCGCGCCCAAGCCCGAGCCGGAAGTGCTGGCGGCGCAGCCCTGA
- the phnD gene encoding phosphonate ABC transporter substrate-binding protein, translated as MFKKLLLATVAVAAVAAGSLSAKAQEINEFRIGILGGENAQDRLTSNECVRAYVQDLLGVETKLFTPADYDGVIQGLLGGTIDMAWLGASAYAKTYLTDPEAVDVVLVKTNLDGSFAYHSVGFARADSGIKSLADMKGKVFAFGDPNSTSGYLIPSIEIPQEIGATMESGDYFKEVKFVGGHEQTIVAVNNGEVDAGVTWADGQGAWEDGYNSGALRKAVDSGLIDMNDLVEIWKSKPIPEGPIVLRRALPEDVKTKVVDFLKGLHDSDPQCAYNMAAGDTAGFRPITHEAYETIIAVRKAKGS; from the coding sequence ATGTTCAAGAAGCTTCTTCTCGCGACGGTCGCCGTTGCTGCTGTCGCAGCCGGCTCCCTGTCCGCCAAGGCGCAGGAGATCAACGAGTTCCGGATCGGCATTCTCGGTGGCGAAAACGCCCAGGATCGCCTGACCTCCAACGAGTGCGTCCGCGCCTACGTCCAGGACCTGCTCGGCGTCGAGACCAAGCTGTTTACCCCGGCTGATTATGACGGCGTGATCCAGGGGCTGCTCGGCGGGACCATCGACATGGCCTGGCTCGGCGCCTCGGCTTACGCGAAGACCTATCTGACCGATCCGGAAGCCGTGGATGTCGTACTCGTCAAGACAAACCTTGACGGTTCCTTCGCATATCACTCTGTCGGCTTTGCCCGCGCCGATTCCGGCATCAAGTCGCTTGCCGACATGAAGGGCAAGGTCTTCGCTTTCGGCGATCCGAACTCGACCTCCGGATATCTCATTCCCTCGATCGAGATTCCGCAGGAGATTGGCGCCACGATGGAATCCGGCGACTATTTCAAGGAAGTGAAGTTCGTCGGCGGTCATGAACAGACAATCGTTGCCGTCAACAACGGCGAAGTCGACGCGGGCGTCACATGGGCCGACGGTCAGGGTGCCTGGGAAGACGGCTACAATTCCGGCGCATTGCGCAAGGCCGTCGACTCCGGCCTCATCGACATGAACGATCTCGTCGAGATCTGGAAGTCCAAGCCGATCCCGGAAGGTCCGATCGTGCTGCGTCGTGCGCTGCCGGAGGATGTCAAGACCAAGGTCGTCGACTTCCTGAAGGGCCTGCACGACAGCGACCCCCAGTGCGCCTACAACATGGCCGCCGGCGATACGGCGGGCTTCCGTCCGATCACGCACGAGGCCTACGAGACGATCATCGCCGTCCGCAAGGCCAAGGGCAGCTAG
- the phnE gene encoding phosphonate ABC transporter, permease protein PhnE, with the protein MAQIAAGGSQDIRTAYLAMARQKQVYSGIIVLVFALLMVSGYQLANMRSAGGFLDGLTSFFDFPHEVIAEASEKAANLPGLLVRFFPSLIETINIAGVSTLIGAIAAVFLSLLSTRGLARFPRLIPVFRRIMDVTRAIPEIVVALILIFVLGGGPVPAMIAIAVHTSGALGKLFSEVNENADLKPLEGLASVGANWSQRMWLGVVPQVAPNWLSYGLLRFEINVRASAILGFVGSGGIGHDLRLAMQWGVGRYDEVVSIFILLFLAIVIIDQVSSHYRNRLVKGH; encoded by the coding sequence ATGGCGCAAATCGCGGCGGGCGGAAGCCAGGACATCAGGACTGCATATCTGGCGATGGCGCGCCAGAAGCAAGTGTATAGCGGGATCATCGTACTGGTCTTCGCGCTTCTGATGGTGTCGGGCTATCAGCTCGCAAACATGCGCAGTGCCGGCGGTTTCCTGGACGGGTTGACGAGCTTCTTTGACTTTCCCCACGAGGTCATTGCCGAAGCGAGCGAGAAGGCCGCCAATCTTCCGGGACTGCTGGTCAGGTTTTTTCCGTCATTGATCGAAACCATCAACATAGCGGGCGTTTCGACCCTGATCGGTGCGATCGCGGCCGTGTTCCTGTCCCTGCTTTCGACGCGCGGACTCGCGCGGTTTCCGCGTCTGATCCCCGTTTTCCGGCGGATCATGGACGTCACGCGCGCGATTCCCGAGATCGTCGTCGCGCTGATCCTCATCTTCGTTCTCGGTGGCGGTCCGGTTCCGGCCATGATTGCCATCGCCGTCCACACATCGGGTGCGCTGGGCAAGCTGTTTTCGGAAGTCAACGAAAACGCGGACCTGAAGCCGCTGGAGGGACTGGCTTCCGTCGGCGCCAACTGGTCGCAGCGCATGTGGCTCGGTGTCGTGCCGCAGGTTGCGCCGAACTGGCTCTCCTACGGATTGCTTCGCTTTGAGATCAATGTCCGGGCTTCTGCCATTCTCGGCTTCGTGGGCTCCGGTGGCATTGGCCACGACCTGCGGCTGGCCATGCAGTGGGGTGTTGGCCGTTACGACGAGGTCGTCTCGATATTCATCCTGTTGTTCCTCGCCATCGTGATTATCGACCAGGTATCCAGCCACTACCGAAACCGTCTCGTGAAAGGTCACTGA
- the phnE gene encoding phosphonate ABC transporter, permease protein PhnE produces MSATAADFGSTGARTDLREAVVAGINRRKWISFAIPVLILVYLGYSAFAFDVAGLLQRARLDNVQILLSDFVSYKTHVTRDNRSASIVVAIEGENKGTYPEGQMPGFVSMDGDVVRIDLGGGHRVTYEGPVATYSYPGYGEIVVSRDGNRVDLSLPGEDLPPFINASRSRVTIKTPRGRMSYTRNKIETFKYDYGWELFFFTLDSPFAGKGPGELIELALWGERIDPDRSNLSYMFSEFWNNRMWRHKDVMWAIFETVLMAFLGTMTAALVALPLAFVAALNFTPSRVARAGARRLFDFFRGVDGLIWTIILSRAFGPGPLTGAIAIAITDTGSFGKMFSEALENVDHKQIEGVQSTGANVLQRARFAVLPQVVPVFLSQVLYYFESNTRSATVIGAIVGGGIGLLLTQAISTQKDWEEVSYYIVLIILMVMAMDSASGWIRAKLIGRSS; encoded by the coding sequence ATGTCCGCAACAGCCGCCGATTTCGGTTCAACCGGCGCCCGCACCGACCTGCGCGAAGCGGTGGTCGCCGGGATCAACCGGCGCAAGTGGATATCCTTCGCGATTCCCGTGCTGATCCTCGTCTATCTGGGCTATTCCGCGTTCGCGTTCGACGTGGCGGGCCTGTTGCAGAGAGCCCGGCTCGACAACGTGCAGATACTCCTCTCGGACTTCGTGAGCTACAAGACGCACGTTACCCGCGACAATCGTTCGGCGTCGATCGTCGTCGCCATCGAGGGGGAAAACAAGGGTACATATCCCGAGGGACAGATGCCGGGCTTTGTCTCGATGGATGGAGATGTGGTGAGGATCGATCTCGGTGGCGGGCATCGTGTGACCTACGAGGGCCCGGTCGCGACCTACAGCTACCCCGGCTATGGCGAAATCGTTGTCTCGCGGGACGGCAATCGCGTCGACCTGTCATTGCCGGGAGAGGATTTGCCTCCCTTCATCAATGCCTCGCGCAGCCGCGTGACGATCAAGACACCTCGGGGCCGGATGTCGTACACGCGCAACAAGATCGAGACCTTCAAATACGACTATGGCTGGGAATTGTTCTTCTTCACGCTGGACAGCCCGTTCGCCGGCAAGGGGCCGGGAGAATTGATCGAACTGGCGCTGTGGGGCGAGCGGATCGATCCGGACAGGAGCAACCTCTCCTACATGTTCTCCGAATTCTGGAACAACCGGATGTGGCGACACAAGGACGTCATGTGGGCGATTTTCGAGACCGTGCTCATGGCTTTCCTTGGGACCATGACGGCGGCTCTCGTGGCGCTTCCACTTGCCTTTGTCGCGGCACTGAACTTCACCCCGTCACGTGTGGCTCGCGCAGGCGCACGCCGTCTCTTCGATTTTTTCCGCGGCGTGGACGGCCTGATCTGGACGATCATTTTGAGCCGCGCCTTCGGCCCCGGTCCGCTTACCGGTGCTATTGCGATCGCGATCACCGATACCGGCAGCTTTGGCAAGATGTTCTCCGAGGCGCTCGAGAACGTGGATCACAAGCAGATCGAGGGCGTTCAGTCGACCGGCGCCAACGTGCTTCAGCGGGCACGTTTCGCAGTCTTGCCGCAGGTGGTCCCGGTGTTTCTCAGCCAGGTGCTCTACTACTTCGAATCCAACACGCGGAGCGCGACGGTGATCGGCGCCATCGTGGGTGGCGGCATCGGACTCCTGCTGACGCAGGCAATCTCCACCCAGAAGGACTGGGAAGAAGTCAGCTACTACATCGTGCTCATCATCCTGATGGTGATGGCGATGGACAGCGCTTCGGGCTGGATCCGGGCCAAACTGATCGGCCGGTCGTCCTGA